One region of Diabrotica undecimpunctata isolate CICGRU chromosome 6, icDiaUnde3, whole genome shotgun sequence genomic DNA includes:
- the LOC140444284 gene encoding uncharacterized protein codes for MEILHVTGQPFNDNTIEDYQFHTYQPYIPGKLGYNDEIRISVQDLDSLTFPANSFLYIEGKLATHDNKTPTKIKFINNSIAYLFRELRFELNGVIIDSVRDVGLVSSIKNYLSLNENQSLLLENAGWFPKMSRMENNSEVPKNNVLVDSNGNFNVCIPLRLLSGFFEDFRKIIMNMKQELILIRSNDDIDAVVSEDETERPKIDITKLYWEVPHVTPSIREQLRLNKISHTNQELPIKFRSWQMIEYPALNNSTRHTWSVRTSTKIETPRHIVVAFQNNRKSKLTKDMSKFDHCTLKNIKVFLNSERYPYNDLQLDFKTNRFAKLYEMFANFQESYYHMTLNQPIFNPIDFKTIAPLIHIDCSRQKEVIQSGSVVLRIEFETDEPTTSDISAYCLILHEKEFTYNPLTKIVKQL; via the coding sequence ATGGAAATTCTTCACGTTACTGGTCAACCTTTTAATGATAACACTATTGAAGATTATCAGTTCCACACTTATCAACCATACATTCCTGGAAAATTAGGATACAATGATGAAATCCGTATTTCAGTACAAGATTTGGATAGTTTGACGTTTCCAGCAAATAGTTTCCTCTATATTGAGGGCAAATTAGCCACACATGACAATAAAACACcaaccaaaataaaatttattaataatagtaTAGCTTACTTGTTTCGTGAACTACGTTTTGAATTAAATGGGGTAATAATTGACTCAGTACGTGATGTAGGATTAGTATCAAGTATTAAAAACTATCTTAGCCTTAACGAAAATCAAAGCTTGCTATTGGAAAATGCTGGTTGGTTTCCAAAAATGAGTAGAATGGAAAATAATAGTGAAGTCCCTAAAAACAATGTTTTGGTAGATTCAAATGGAAACTTTAATGTGTGTATACCTTTAAGACTATTATCCGGATTCTttgaagattttagaaaaattattatgaacatGAAACAAGAATTGATACTTATTCGATCAAATGATGATATTGATGCAGTAGTAAGCGAAGATGAGACTGAGCGTCCAAAAATTGACATTACTAAATTATATTGGGAGGTACCACATGTAACTCCTAGTATTCGAGAACAGTTGCGACTAAACAAAATTTCACATACAAACCAAGAACTACCTATTAAATTTCGAAGTTGGCAAATGATTGAATATCCAGCCCTAAATAACTCTACACGTCACACATGGTCAGTGCGGACTAGTACCAAAATAGAAACTCCACGACACATTGTTGTTGCTTTTCAAAATAACAGAAAATCAAAATTAACAAAAGATATGAGTAAATTTGATCATTGcactttaaagaatattaaagtGTTTTTAAATTCTGAGAGGTATCCCTATAATGATCTTCAACTAGATTTTAAGACTAATAGGTTTGCCAAACTATatgaaatgtttgccaatttccaGGAGAGTTATTATCACATGACCTTAAACCAACCCATATTTAATCCAATTGACTTTAAAACAATTGCTCCACTTATACACATTGACTGCTCTCGTCAAAAAGAAGTAATTCAATCCGGATCTGTTGTGCTTCGTATAGAATTTGAGACAGATGAACCAACAACCTCTGATATCTCAGCCTATTGTCTAATACTTCACGAGAAAGAATTCACATATAACCCTCTaacaaaaattgtgaaacaattgtaa